GACTTTTCTTTGTGACAAAATACACATCGCAATTGTCATGTacaataattaaatgaatgttcCCAAACACAATTCCCTCATCATTCTTCTGCAAAacaacatgcatgtttttttataaagTGTTCCCTTTACGGTCACTCCATTACATGCTACTGTATTCCCTGGCTGAAAGTTAAGACCAGCAACAGATCCTTGAATGTCATCATTGTAGTCATTAACATGAAACTCTATTCCCCTCTCTGCCACAACATTTTCAGGGAAAGGGCTTCCAGCATGTAGGTAAGCCTGAAGAAGTTGATGTCTTTCTGCCAATGTAGCACTCAAATTCTTGAAGTTGTGCAATTTTCTCGCACACTGTTTAAAGTATGAGTGCTTACTTTCAAAGCGTAGTGTCCAGAGGCGAATAAGTGGACCAAAACGACCAGTGAGCTCAGGATAATGACACAGGTAGTGGTGCTTTGGCTTAAGGGGATGATTTGGAAAAACCACCTTTCGAGTCTCAATATACTCCTCTATTAGCACTGATAAATATGCAATCTGACCAATATTAATGGAAGGAGCACAGATGAGCTCTGCTATCTGTCTGAGTTGGAGTACTAACTGCCATACCTCATTTTCAGTTGGACTGACAATCTTTTCCCCAACCAAAAGAGGTAAAAGCCGGAGAAAGCACCAATTCTGAACTGCATGTCCACTTAATTTCCCAGTACCAGGAGTCATCTCAACTGGTTTATCACGCGCATCATTCCCAAGATACTTAAACTGGTTAATACGATGATTTAGTTCAGTGTATGTGAACTGTTTCTCCTGATTCACAAGATGATCGATATACAAAGCAAGGTCAAATGACACAACACCTTCAAAAAGATCGTGTCCAAGACAGGGAGGCAATCCTGGCTGGCAAACGTGAAAATATTTCAGGTCATTAAAGGGAGAATTACATTTGACACCAATTGCAATTTCAGTTTGATCAGCATCCAAATCCTTAAGATTTTGCTCATACGACTCCACAGTTCTTGTTAATGCCTTTGTTAGGGGAGCTGAGTTAAATGTTTGGCGGTCAATTTCACAGTATCTGCaaaaatttttacttttactgaAATTCTCAACAAAGCCACCAATGTAATGTGATCCAAGGTTATCGCCAGCTATGGCACACAATGTACCTTTGTGCACCTTTCCATCCGCTAACTCAACACCATTTTCCTCCAGGTCTTTAAGGTCTTTTACCAGAGTTGCAAAGACCAAATCTTGtccaaaaaatctaaaatcttgtTCCCTACACAGCAGAACTAGCTGCATAGGGTCAATGCCTGACCTACAGTGAGGCAGCAGGTTTGCAAGTGTCATGTAAACGGCAAGAATTTTGTGCTTTTTCTTACCAGAACCAAGTGGATTGGCAACTTCAAAAGCATCTTCATACAAGATTAAAGCTAATGAATCTTTATCAGTTTTGAACAGCATATTTTCATCAATATTGTTGCCATCCCATACATCAGAGAGGATATCTTTGGCTCTGACTTCAGATCGTGAATTATTATGTTGTTCTATCACTGATTTACAGCAGAACAGTGCTTCTAAGCTTTTCTTAATAGGAATGTATTGAGCAAAGCTTTCCTTGCCAGATTCATTTTGACCAAGACAGACTGGGACAGGATCCacaaacttaaaattgtctttatAAAAAGACTTTCTTCTCTTATCAGTGCTAAGTGTATTAATAATAGACCTCCGAAAAAGATCATCAGTTTGCAAGACATCCAAAACACTCTTTATATCATTTTCAGAAATACCAAGTGCAATCAATTTTTCCCCTAGCTTGAGTAGCAAATGAGACTGGCTAATATCATGGATGTCTTGCATCCCCTCAATTACCGACTGAATCACAGATGATGGGAGAATATGCTTTGCCTGTAACTTGAGATAAAACAGAGccatgtttttcaaaaaaagaGATTCATCTGCATTATCTGGCAAAAGTACATTCTCCAACTGCTCTATGCCATCACCACAATCAAACAATTCAGACTGTGGATGTGAGAGTTCGGCCATGTTAGATGCCTCACCATGCGGCATCTGTACTGAAACATTTGACTGCAGTATACTATGACGCAAACTTTCTGCTGAAGAGTTTCGATGTTTTCTGGATAAATGTGAAGTCAATGTAGACGCTACAGAAAATTGTTTATTGCATGTAAATGGACATGGCACTCTGGTGCCTTCTTTGATATGATTTTTCAAGTGTAAAACAAAGTTTTTCAAATCACTGCACTTTTCTTGACATGTTCCAATATCACACACTAAGGCATCAATTCCTAACTGCTCAACAGATGACTTTGAGGGCCTGTCTTTGTGATCCCTAAATATGTGAGCTTTGAAAGCAGTgaactttttaaatgttctggAGCAATCCGGAATACCACATTTGAAAACGTTATTTGGAACATGACTATGGATTTTCATGTGCTGGCAAAATGCTGACAACGATTCAAAAGTACAATCGCAGAACTGACACCATGGCATTTTTGCACGTGGACTAGACACTACTAAACCATTTACTTTAGCACTGGATTTTTCATCAGATTATTAAACCTGAAACGAAAAAAAAGGAGATAATATAAATGACATGGTAAATCACTCGGTGGAACGAGTGATTTTTATTTTCgcgattattattttatataaattatataagcaGGTCATGCAAATGAAATGGTATGCTGGCTGTGTGAAATGTCGAAGTTAAGTTAACTTACTTGGTAAAGAAGGAGTGTTTTTTTCGCGTTAGAAAACCACGTTCGCAAAATCAAACTATTCGTGTAACTTAATGTAGAAAACCGaacgtaataaataaataaaaatagattggcTTACCGTATCAGTCAATTGAACAGTCTTCTCAAGCTCTAAAATCCACTTTTGCTCACAGATGCATGACCGACGCTTCCTCCCGTCTTCATGAACTTCATGTGACCTTAACCGTTTCTGCTGCGTCACAGGCAATATTTGAAAGACGCACACAAAAGCTCACAAGAAACGAAGCTCACACGAAACAAAAAGCTTAATTACAAATTCACAAAAACTCGCACAGTTGGCACATCAGTTGGCGTCATGTCTCATCTGAATTTGAGCGCGAATAAaatcaatcccacaatgcaatgcatttacaGTCTGATACTGTATTACGAATTTATCGGGAGGAAAACAGAAATGTGCTGTATGTTTACAGCTGCTCTGTAAATTATACAGCCTTATACTGTATTATGGAAATACAGTACAATTCTGTAAGAAATtcgctgtaaatttacagtaaagggTTACAGTGAATGTATCCATGCATCCGTGCTGCTAACAGGGAAGCAAAGCAGAAAATTGAATGGATCAATGCACGTCAACAGGGAGTTTGGGGCAGGATTAAAGACAGAGGGATGTGAGATATATGAAAGGTCAGGGGAACACCTGCTGCGCGTGACGCTGCGAGCGATCAAGCCCTCAGAGCCACACACGCAATCACAGACTCGCGATAGGAaacaaatgcaagtaaaaaggggaaaaacagcACTCTGCTTCCCCACAATCCCCCTCACAGAGAgcaaacaacaaacacaatcaaCTCGTCATTCCTAAACTCTGGAGGACTGACTAAACTTTCCGTTTTGAAAAAACCCAAACGGAAATGGACTGCTAAGAAGTTTACTGCTAAACAGTCTTTGAGCTAAAAATGGCCTAGTTTTAGGAGATAGCATTGAATCATGGTAATGCAGTGTTGTTTTGGGCATCTAACATCATTGTAGGGCTGTATAATTTGAGGAAATTTTTCTGCCATgggataaaacaaaatattaacattcaaagcaaaatttattcagaccccttcaacatttctcacattatcacagtttattcgctatagttgtgtcagaacaaattcatcttgataatgtcagataacactTAAGtgaaacatggtcaggtcaatgtgtctgaataattttggtCCTAAATATGCATGAATTTTACTGGTAGTGCACTGTATGAAGATTTTTTTGGGCACAATgtgtcacagtttactttattttgctataatcaattacataaataaaatagtgtCCTGCACcagtagtagtaaaaaaaaataaaaataaatactgaatgcttttatttcaacaaaaataatacaaaacaaaggGTACGGAAAATAATAACCAATAACATAAATTCCGTGTAATAATAACCAATAACATAAATTGAGTGTAGCAGccagcagtccttctctctcccccgctcctgtttctcctggtgttttatactctccacgccaattactgcaacaagagacaggtgttTGTTATTTGCGCTTAACCCACTCACTCACTTCGCGTCTCCTGACGCTCTCCCCAGCTGCAGGGTTCGCTataaaccacgccccccccctGCCACATACACCCACTGTCCGACTCAGGCCAGGGAGCCATTTTATAAGTgaacaaaggtgttttgttattatgtctgtatccaaaaaaagtacaccctttacagattcgattgatgtattgctcttatctgtacgattaaaactgagagtgtaatttaagttcttttcggggttatcaggagaaaatgactcaaaacgcatatatgcgtttaatggactccagagggttaaagggctgtaaagatagATACGAGTGATcagcgcgttggtatccttccttcatgcggtggagccactgcaggggagcgtggtccgaacagagggtgaattcCCGTCCCAGGAGAGGACGGCCCAACTGATGACCAAACACTCCTTCTCCACggtgctgtacttagtctctTTCTTAGAGAGCTTGcaactaatgtacagcaccggccgttcctccccctctatctcctgggcCAGGACAGCACCCAGCTCCCTGTCCGACGCATCCGTCTGCAacaaaaaaaggagagagaaatcAGGAGAGTGAAACAATGACCCGCCGCATAGAGCAGCCTGCTGGCATGGCTCCATCCACTGAAGCGTATCTGGTGCTTCCTTTTTAGTGAGATCAGtaaggggctggtgaggtccgaataattaggcacaaaccttctataatatcccgccagccccgaGAACTGTTTCAcctcatttttgtattttgtaacgTTCCTAAAAAGTTAATTATTGGCTTGTTCAGTCTTTATATTACATACCGGAGGTCGTGGGTCAACGCCGGAATTGCACACATACTAAAACCATAAGTCATATTGACAGCCAGAAATCATTATCAGGGTCAAAGGTGAACTTACGTAGGTGGTCTCAAGGTCACGGATGTCAATCCCCTCAGCGGGGgtaagaggtcagaggtcaaaccgGAAGTCATCAATCAAAAAAGTTGACACAAGGTCCTCCATATTTACTACTATCAGAATCAGAACTGGCCATTTTACAGAGACTTCATCAAGATGATTTTTATGAGGATGATTTGCTGAGAGCTCAGCGCAGTTCATTAGTATTCATGTGGAGAGGGTGGAAGGGACATTCACTCATATTTATAGTCTATAAGGACATTAAGGATGTTTTAAA
This region of Carassius auratus strain Wakin unplaced genomic scaffold, ASM336829v1 scaf_tig00006565, whole genome shotgun sequence genomic DNA includes:
- the LOC113071217 gene encoding uncharacterized protein LOC113071217, which produces MPWCQFCDCTFESLSAFCQHMKIHSHVPNNVFKCGIPDCSRTFKKFTAFKAHIFRDHKDRPSKSSVEQLGIDALVCDIGTCQEKCSDLKNFVLHLKNHIKEGTRVPCPFTCNKQFSVASTLTSHLSRKHRNSSAESLRHSILQSNVSVQMPHGEASNMAELSHPQSELFDCGDGIEQLENVLLPDNADESLFLKNMALFYLKLQAKHILPSSVIQSVIEGMQDIHDISQSHLLLKLGEKLIALGISENDIKSVLDVLQTDDLFRRSIINTLSTDKRRKSFYKDNFKFVDPVPVCLGQNESGKESFAQYIPIKKSLEALFCCKSVIEQHNNSRSEVRAKDILSDVWDGNNIDENMLFKTDKDSLALILYEDAFEVANPLGSGKKKHKILAVYMTLANLLPHCRSGIDPMQLVLLCREQDFRFFGQDLVFATLVKDLKDLEENGVELADGKVHKGTLCAIAGDNLGSHYIGGFVENFSKSKNFCRYCEIDRQTFNSAPLTKALTRTVESYEQNLKDLDADQTEIAIGVKCNSPFNDLKYFHVCQPGLPPCLGHDLFEGVVSFDLALYIDHLVNQEKQFTYTELNHRINQFKYLGNDARDKPVEMTPGTGKLSGHAVQNWCFLRLLPLLVGEKIVSPTENEVWQLVLQLRQIAELICAPSINIGQIAYLSVLIEEYIETRKVVFPNHPLKPKHHYLCHYPELTGRFGPLIRLWTLRFESKHSYFKQCARKLHNFKNLSATLAERHQLLQAYLHAGSPFPENVVAERGIEFHVNDYNDDIQGSVAGLNFQPGNTVACNGVTVKGTLYKKTCMLFCRRMMRELCLGTFI